The following coding sequences are from one Gossypium hirsutum isolate 1008001.06 chromosome A12, Gossypium_hirsutum_v2.1, whole genome shotgun sequence window:
- the LOC107927822 gene encoding ER lumen protein-retaining receptor erd-2.2: MRVQQRPIRAMSMWVRRQPPKVKAFLAVVSGMAALVLLRFIVNDHDNLFVAAEAVHSIGISVLIYKLIKEKTCAGLSLKSQELTAIFLAVRLYCSFVMEYDIHTLLDLATLATTLWVIYMIRFKLKSSYMEDKDNFALYYVLVPCAALALFIHPSTSHNLVNRIFWAFCVYLEAVSVLPQLRVMQNTKIVEPFTAHYVFALGVARFLSCAHWVLQVLDSRGHLLVALGYGLWPSMVLISEIVQTFILADFCYYYIKSVFGGQLVLRLPSGVV; this comes from the exons atgagggTACAGCAGAGGCCGATCCGCGCGATGTCGATGTGGGTGAGACGACAGCCGCCGAAGGTGAAGGCTTTTTTGGCGGTAGTATCGGGGATGGCAGCGCTTGTTCTTCTTCGTTTCATCGTAAACGACCATGACAATCTCTTCGTCGCCGCCGAGGCTGTCCACTCCATCGGAATCTCTGTCCTTATCTATAAGCTTATTAAGGAGAAGACTTGTGCTG GGCTATCGCTCAAATCCCAAGAACTAACAGCTATTTTTTTAGCTGTTAGGCTGTATTGTAGCTTTGTCATGGAATATGATATACATACGCTACTTGATTTAGCCACATTGGCAACAACTTTATGGGTTATTTATATGATCCGTTTCAAACTAAAGTCCAGCTACATGGAAGACAAGGACAACTTTGCTTTATATTATGTT CTTGTCCCATGTGCTGCACTGGCCCTATTTATTCACCCCTCTACTTCTCATAATCTAGTGAACCGGATTTTCTGGGCATTCTGTGTATATCTAGAAGCTGTTTCAGTTCTACCCCAGCTGCGAGTGATGCAAAATACCAAG ATTGTTGAGCCTTTCACAGCTCATTATGTATTTGCACTGGGTGTTGCAAGGTTCCTCAGCTGTGCTCACTGGGTTCTCCAG GTTTTAGACAGTCGAGGACACTTGCTGGTAGCCCTGGGTTATGGATTGTGGCCCTCCATGGTTCTTATTTCGGAAATTGTCCAAACTTTCATTTTAGCAGACTTCTGTTACTATTATATTAAGAG TGTCTTTGGAGGGCAGCTTGTTCTTCGTCTTCCCTCCGGAGTAGTATAA